The Xiphophorus hellerii strain 12219 chromosome 6, Xiphophorus_hellerii-4.1, whole genome shotgun sequence genomic interval GTACAGCGCATGCTCATCCGTTTGCCCCCAGGCTACGGAAGCCTCACTGTGACATATCACCACACTGAATAATATACAcgtttccttgcttcagtccagctgatttcaattgatgactgattattaacaggcgtttgttgaactgcaatcagttgaatcgggacattaaagcagggaaacctgtAAAACATGGAGGACAGCGGGCCTTGAGGACCAGCGTTGGGAAACACTGGCCTAAACCAAGAGGGCAGGAAGTCACAACATGTCCACCAAGCCCTTTCAAAATAAGGAGCTGCAGTATggaactttaataaaaatatttatttctatattagTGTAACACGGGGGAAGAACCCGGATCGCACAGAGGACCTAAAGCCAACAGGTAGACCTCTCAAATAATATCTAGTGGCCTGGATACTTTTCTACTAAAAGTACCCAGGCTgcttaaaattatgaaacagaaatagattataacttttttttttttttttacagtaagcgggttagcacgccccacgcttggaggccttagtcctcgacgcggacgtcgcgggttcgactcccggtcccgacggcctttgccgcatgtcctccgcCTCCCCtcgccctccttcctgtctgcctgctGGCACagaaaatacgagccactagcgccgcaaaaactcttcggagagaaaaaaagactttattattcttttttaaagccCAGGAAGCCAGGACAACACCAGAGGCAATCTGAGACTTAAAcaactgcaaaacaaattaGTAGCAACGCAAAATAATGGCACAAAATAacgttaaataaacaaaagaaaagcaaatctcAAATTACATCAACCCAGTCCAAATCAgctaatttataaaaaaaaaaaagatattaagtgtagttctggttctgtagcGCTTGTGCTACAGAACCAGCTCCAGAACACGAGCCGTTAATGAGACCAACTAACCGAGAGCATCTAGACTACAGAACAACTGGTAGCATAATTAGCAACAGCAGCAATCTGTAATacccaaaatgacaataaagtgtCTGCCGACAATaaaaaagccataaaaggtcAAATGAAAATCTGGCACCTTAATCAGCCACACAAACGGTACATTCAGACTCTGCAGTGCATCCTGAAAAGGAACGTCAGAAAAACTAGGAGCAACAATATCAAAGCAACATTGACATTAAACAGAACATCAAACTTCAATGTATCctacagcagcacaaacatccATGATCCAGAACCACGGAACCAGCGTTCATCCGGCAGATCCAACTGCACACAGCAACGGACCTGATACTCACAGCTTGGCGGGTACAGTAGAGGTCCCAAGATGGCGGAGTGAGAGCTGTTGTTTTTGCAGGCTCTAGTATACAGTTATTGTTTAGCCTAGATTTCATCCAAATTTTGTGCTTTAGCCCCTGTTTTAAAACATCGtaggtttttttattcttagttTAACAACTTTTTGGAACCATTGCAGCCTTCTTATTCTTTTTTGCCGTATGGGAGTTTATCTACGGAGGTCAGCATGTCAGACTACAACCGGTCGGCCCTTCAAGAGGCTGGAGACGAAGATATTGTTGAAGACACTGAGTTGGTCGGAGCCTCGTCTGATCCTTCTGCTAAAGAACAGAAGGTGAACTGGGATCACACACCTACTGAGAACTaaagcaagaagaaaatgaagctACAGGAGCCTGAATGTAAGGAGGACACAGCGAGCGCCATCCTCCGTGCGATAGGAGAACTTAACACAAAGATGGACAATcagactgaaattttaaaaagccttgACAAACGCATAGAAGCTAATACTGTCGCCATTGGGGTAAATAAGAAAGCCATATCAGAGCTCCAAGCTACGGTTAACcttctcaaaaaagaaaacgcaGCGCTGAGGATCCTGTGAAGACCAGGCTCGTTACAAGAGACGCTGGAACCTGAGGctgaccggaccggaccggaccggactgCCCGAGAAAGACGACGAGGACGTACGGGAATCCATCATCGGGATCCTCACTAGGATCATTCCTGTCTCCGTGGATCGGCTGCGTGACTCGGTCCACGCCGTTCACAGATTGGGGAAAAAAGCTGGAGCCGCTTCGGCCAACAACCGACCCAGAGCCTCATCATTCAGTTCGGGATGCGAACCCTGCGGGATGAGGTCTGGAGGAAATCCAAGGAGGCTAAAGGCTGTAAAGAAATGCACATCAGCTTCAAGGAGGACTTTTCTAGGGAGGACAGGATCCCAGGGCCAAACTGTGGCCCCTGGTTCAGGGAGCCAGGCTCCCAGGGCCAAACTGTGGCCCCTGGTTCAGGAAGCCAGGAGCAGAGAGGCAAACGCGCATACCTGAAGGAAGGTTTCGCCCTGATCGATAATCGAAGAGTGGACCCTGACTAATTACACCGCCATGTTCCTTTACTCCCACTGGTACGGTATATTAtgtctgtatttgtttaaagGGCTATTGCACTATTTCATATAGCTGTTATTGGCTACGTTATCTCCTTCCTGCTCATCGTTCCGGAGTTTAGTTTTTGCACAACTACTGTGTTTATTTCATGTTATCTTTACTTTCACTTAATACTAggggtttaaaaaatattgtcaaacGTAAGGCTACTTTTCTTTATTGCAAGGAGCAAAAggctaattgtttttttctgcaggaaacTCACTCATCAAGTGAGGAGGCCAAATTCTGGAAACTTCAATGGgtgatcaaatttattttagtcatgGTTCGTCGCATTCAGCTGGGTTgtgattatgttttataaattccCAGGTTCTTTGTTGGAGCATATCAGTGAATCAAATGGCCGCTGGGTAACTGTAATAGTGGAGATTGATGGAAATAAGTTCATTTTGGTGTGTGTATATGGATATAATAATAAAGCCATGAATAGTATATTTTTTACTGACCTCGGAGGGAAgataaaacaatagaaaataaaatattccactgATCAGGTTATCTTAGGAGGAGATTTTAATGTAACTCCAGATGGATCCATTGATCGCCTGCCCTCTAGGGGGCAGCACCATATTTATCAtggtatttttgtaaatttaatctCTAATACAAATTTGACAGACTGCTGGAGAATTAGAAATCCTAATATCAGACAATACTCCTGGTTCAACCCTTCTGGAAACGGCCAGAGCTCTAGGCTGGATTACTGGTTAATCCCTCATAATCTGGTCAATAATATTTCAAGCTGTGAAATCTCAGCAGCTCCTCTAACAGATCATTGTTCAGTTACcttgtttctctttctgaatAAATCTAAACCACCTTCAAACGTAGCTTGGAAGTTTAATAGTAATCTGCTGAATAATAAACTTTCTGTCCTTTAGTCCTGGACCTCATTGAAGATATTTCAGTAATAGATCTGTCGCCCTTAAATAAGTGGGAGTGGTTTAAATTTAATGTTAGGACAACAGCAATAAAGGCAGGCTAACTTGCTTCAAAGCTCAGGAGACAGAAACAATCCCAAATTATTAATTCTCTATgttcaaaatcagttttatcGTCTGAAGATCTGAGTCAGCTTGAtgttttaaatctcaactagaTGATATTTTTCTAGATAAAGCAAGGGGGGCTTTCATTGGCTCCAGGGCTCGATGGATTGAAGATggtgaaaaaaatcttcatatttttttaatcttgagAAGCAGAGACAGTCCAAAAAGATTCAGAAACTAATTATTAATGGCAGCATCACTGAAGACCTGGATTTAATACATGCAGCAATGAGACATTTTTATAGTGATCTTTATTGTTCTAAGTATTCAGAATCCAATTGCCAGTATTTTTCTGATGAAATTCAGGAATCTGTTGAAACAATTCATCTTGATTTTAAAGACCTTATGGAAGATGACTTAAGAATGGAAGAACTTGATGAAGCAATACAACAAATGGAAAAGAGTAAATCTCCAGGTCTGGACGGTTAACCACTGAATTTATACTTTCTTTTGGAAAGATTTACCAAAACTATTATTGAGGCCCTGCTGGATGCATTTCAAACAATAATCTCTCTCCCACCATGAAACGAGGTCTGATTACTCTGATCCCCAAAACAAAGATCCTTTATCACTAAACAAGTGGAGACCCATCACTCTTTTATGTACAGATTATAACATTTTAGCTCTTGTTTATGCCAATCGCTTAAACAGTggattattatgattattaatgAATGCCAATCAGCGTTTTTAAAGGGAAGAAATATCCATCATCACACTAGACTGATTTTTGATATGATTGATTATCGTAGCTTTATTgatagtgacagttttattttattcctggaTTTCTTTAAGGCTTTTGACTCACTGGAACACtgctttataataaaaacactaaaatattttggcTTTGGGGAACAATGTTGTAATataatcagattattttagAGTGATATAAGTAGCTCAGTTTCCCTGGGAACGAGTTTGACCCCTAGTTTCTCTGTGTGAAGAGGAATCAGGCAGGGCTGCCCAATTTCACCTAcattatttatattaacaaCTCAAATGCTACCTTACTAATTATGAACAATTCTAATTTGCACGGTATCAAAATTTTTGATAAGGAATTCAAGATAAGTCAATTTGCGGCGATACAACAATTTTTCCAAGAGATAAAACTAAGGTAGACATTGctctaaaatctattttaatctGGTCTGTCTCTCAATATTGATAAATGTGAACTTCTGCCGATCCATTCCAGCTCTGAGGGGCTGCTGCCTCCATTACAGTTaagtctgaagttaaatatCTGGGAATACTGATTTCAAAAAATACTATtagaagagaggaggaaaacattggaagttgcttggatggcattGTGATGGACCGAGCAGTTAAGGAACAGCCAGGCACCGGTTTAAAGtcaaaatagttattttttatttaacccaaaacaaaacttgggtaaataatagaaaaaatgacaaaatttgggcccataaaagaggtcaaagtaACAGACATCAACTCAGACTAACTCAAAAAACAGACCTCCCAAACAGAGACAAAAGGGGACTTAAATACTGGCTGATCAGGccacatacaaaacacaaaggggaaaatacacagaaacctaactgaaactaacatagCAAATCCCATTCCCCCCCTCTGGATGATGAGTAATGGTGTGAACCAATTTGCAGTCTCAGCTGGCTTgctccaccccttctccacctctctGCTCTCCTAAGGATTGGGCAGCCAGCACTTaaactcagaaacaaaacaaagattaaatcaagcaaaacacaacaatataaactaaaatgtgCGCACTTATTCTAGAATACACTGTGATGTGTTGCTTCCTAAACAAAACCAGttattctgtaaattaaatcCTAAACTTAAAGAAATCCAAATATAAGTGAAATGAACTAATTGCGTGTGGTGAGAGTGAATATTACCACATTTGTGTGGCTGTAACTGCAGCCATCACAGGCATGAAGAGATTCTTGAGTCTCTGGTTCACTAGAGATCTGACTGGTTTTGGACCAACTCTTCTGTCCAAAGCTGAAGGAGTGTCCAAGTTAATTTATTCATGCCATTCTGCTTTTATCTCTGACAAGAATATTAAGAAAACCAATTCAATAATCTTTCAATTTATCTGGAGGAACAAAAGTCACTATTTAAGACGATCTCATCTTATTAAAGATTATGATAAAGGAGGAATTAGAGCTTTGGATTtggaggctctgattggttcatttaGAATAAATTGGCTGAAAAACTATTTGTCTCATTCCAACTCAATGTGGTTTCATATCcctaaatctatatttaataaACTCGGTGGCTTGGATTTCTtgcttaaatgtgattttgaattaACCAACATTAATATTGCACCGTCTAATTTTCACAagcaagttttacatttttggaaaatgatgTTTACCCACAATTTTACCCCACATGGATCCGTTGTGTGGAATAAcagatcaatattaataaatagaaaatctatttttaaaactgactggtatgaaaaaggtattttatttgtaactgaCTTAATGGATAGTAATggtgttttgttaaattatagAGATTTTACCAATAAATTTAATCTGAACTGTTCTTGTAATGAATATCTAAAAGTATGCAAATCTATTCCTGTAGCTCTGATCCATCTCATCCAAAACACTTTAAGATattcaaatgttatttcatctttacccaaaatgaaaactggagaATATAGTGAGACTGATAGAAAGTGCAATAATGTTCTGCTTGTGACGGCCttcaaatctaaattatttaatgattacaattattaaataatttaataattattaaattaataattataataattattaaattaataattattaaattattataatgattaattataataattaataagaTCTAGATCCGTTGGGATCTAGATCTCATAATATCTTGATAACAGCCAATCTGTCTATTATAAAGAATTTGTTGTAAAATGGCCGATTTCaccaaagtttaaagaatctcACTTCAAAATCTCTCACAGTTTTTACCCAGTTGATCTCCCACATATTATACTGTTGGTGGCCTTGACATGGTCAATATTGTCTTGTTGCTTGTTAAACATCATAAATCCTGCTCTAAATGCAGAGGTTCTACAacttgtttggattttttcctTAACCAATTTAAACTGTATTGCACCtcattgaaacatttgaaatctgtTTCATAAAAAAGTAACTGCCAGTATGTCTActttcctttagtttttttatttcctttatttaaccaggtaaaccccgttcagatctagatctcattttcaagagggacctgggcaaaaaaattgcaatacatagcaacctggttacaagataaaaacaattaatacatatgcacaagtataaagcaataaaaacaatttaaaaacaatgacactgtttcacagaatcttgttgcctatctttaagaACTGATCGAAATAAGTCCAGTCAAATCATTTCCGACATCTTAAGTTCAGACTGCAGCTGATTCCAGGACTCGTCCTCTCTCTGGGACCCTGTTTCAGTTCACAGTGTTGGACATGCAGAACAATAAAGTTATTGGAGCGAAGAGAACCGACAGTTCTATGTAGGAGAGTGAATAAATATGCTGGTGTTGGACCGAGTAAAGATTTATACATCAGGATCATTAAATGATTGTTAAATGAAGGAGCCAATCAGCTTTAGTTGCTCTAttgttcttcctgtttctgtgcTTGTCTTTAGTCTGAGCtccttgttttcctttttctaccTACTGTATGTTGCAATGTTCTTATACCTCAACGAGTCTCTGTATActgcttaataataataataataataataataataataataaaaaaagctcaCCGCGGTCATCAGCGTCTCCTGCTGCTGCGGCTCGCAACACCGTTTCCTTCTTTCTGGGTTTTACTCTTCTTCACTGATCAGATATGAAAACTTGACTGATTCTAACTGTGATGCCCACGGGGGGGCGCTCCtcacaatagaaaaaaaggagcacgcatttctttaaatgtttatgggGTTAATGACGATGGGTGTAGTAATGGTGtttcaccagtaggtggcgcatGGAGACTCGGAGTAACAGACTGCGTctcatttatatttacatttttcagcttcatctgcTGCTGACCGGTCCGGAACCCTGGTACCGTTACATAACAGTCTCCcgtcttcttctgtggttttattGAACCCGgctgctttttgctttgctgcTGAGACTAACTTAAGGATTGTGCTgctgcagcgcctcctgctggtcagataatttacatttcaaaagtattcacaacttttccatatttggtCATATTGCAACTACAAATATTAACACatttcattggaatttaatGTGACAGATTAACAGTATGAAGATTAtacaaatcaaaacattttattcggTTGCCAGCTCGGGGGGGGGAAAGAACTGGTTGACCTCAGAAAAGGGGGCTGAATATTTTGCACAccgcacttttcagttttttatttgtaaaaatattttgaatcatgaataattttttttccattttccaattGTGTTGatctttcacattaaaatgaaataaatggttctggttcctcatGCTTCAGTctgaccaccagggggcgctgcagctGGATAAATTCCTGTGTACTATTCCTTTAACCTCCCCCTCCTCATCTGTCTCATGTCCCCTGTTGACCTTTGACATATAAGGCTATGTCGGCACGGCAACGGCTGACGTCCCTGAGTCTAAAAACAGCCTGAGACTCAGAGAGCAGCTGACCGCTCCGAGTCTGCCGAAGGTTTCACTGTCTGCATGACTCGTCCTCTCTCTGGGACTCGTCTCTGGGACTCGTCCTCTCTCTGGGACTCGTCTCTGGGACTCGTCCTCTCTGGAACTCGTCCTCTTTCTGGGACTCGTCCTCTCTCTGGAACTCGTCCTCTCTCTGGGACTCGTCTCTGGGACTCGTCCTCTCTCTGGGACTCGTCTCTGGGACTCGTCCTCTCTCTGGAACTCGTCCCTGGGACTCGTCCTCTCTCTGGAACTCGTCCTCTCTCTGGGACTCGTCCCTGGGACTCATCCTCTCTCTGGAACTCGTCCTCTCTCTGGAACTCGTCTCTGGAACTCGTCCTCTCTCTGGGACTCGTCTCTGGGACTCGTCCTCTCTCTGGGACTCGTCTCTGGGACTCGTCCCGTCATGGACGGTCTGGAGAAGCAGCTGGTTTGTCCCATCTGTCTGGAGATGTTCTCCAAGCCGGTGGTCATCCTGCCGTGTCAGCACAACCTGTGCAGGAAATGCGCCAACGACGTGTTCCAGGTAAGACTTCGTCCCTCCATCATGTCCTCCTCTCTGGACTCTGAATGCTCCTTCatgtccagaaccagaacccattGGATTTCTGGCTGCATGCTAGAAGCCTTAgccaaacagaacaaaactggTACCAGCCAAAGTCCAGAGAGGATCTGGACACCATGTTAGCGTCTGATTGGTCTGCTGTCCTCTCCAGGCATCCAATCCCTACCTGTCCAGCAGGACCGGCGCCACGGTGACGTCAGGCGGACGGTTCCGCTGCCCGTCCTGCAGACACGAGGTGGTTCTGGACCGGCACGGCGTCTACGGGCTGCAGAGGAACCTGCTGGTGGAGAACATCATCGACATGTACAAGCAGGGCAGCACCAGGTAGCGACTCCTGGGGACAGTCCCAGCCCCGTTCccatggttaccacagcacTGAGGCTGGCCTAGTCAAAGAGTTCAATGACATCCAGATAAATACAGACTGTACggtgctggttctggttctgtcggACCTCAGCGTTggccatgacatattactgaaacCTCTGGAGAGCTGGGAGGATcgtctggttccggttctggacTGGAACCGACCCACATTCCTGGTTCTGATGCGCTTtgtctctgtggttctgtttgtgttcatcagtaaaccagaaccagagaagaAGCAGGAGCCGATGTGTGAGGAGCATCCTGACGAGAAGATCAACATTTACTGCATCACCTGCAGCGCCCCCACCTGTTCACTCTGCAAAGTGTtcggacaacacagagactgcCAGGTGGCGCCGCTGAGCCACGTCTTCGCCAGTCAGAAGGTACCGCAGGGTGTGTTGAGGTGTGTGTTAAGGTGTGTTGAGGTGTGTGTTAAGGTGTGTTGAGGTGTGTGTTAAGGTGTGTTGAGGTGTGTGTTAAGGTGTGTTGAGGTGTGTGTTAAGGTGTGTGTTGCCGCCTGTCTGCAGACTGAACTCACTGACTGCGTCTCCTTGCTGGTCGGGAACAACGAGCGGATCCAGGCCATCGTCAGCCAGCTGGATGAAACCTGCAGAGCTGTGGACGTGAGTGGACGTCCTCCAGGTGAGACGGGTCCTCGGCCGGCTCCGTCTCACCTGGAGGACGCGTGTCTGCAGGAGAACGGCCGGCGGCAGAAGTCCCGGGTTTGCGAGACATTTGACCGCCTGTTTGCgctgctggaggagaagaaaggCGAGATGACGGTCAGCATCAGCTGCGAGCAGGAGGAGAAGCTGGACTACATCCGCAGTCTGAACAGGAAGTACAGCGAGCACCTGGAGGAGACCGCCAAACTGCTGGAGACCGCCATCCAGACCATGGACGAGCCTGAGATGGCGGTTTTCCTCCAGGTGACCCTGAATGCAGCATTGATCAGAGAATGAGAGCAGAGTCAGCTCAGATATTCTGACATTTCTGTCTGGTCTTCCTACACAGTCGGCCAAGCCTCTGCTGCAAAAGTGAGTTCCTGGTCTTGTTGCTGTACCAGTGTCTCCCACGAGTTTCCTGTTAGCTTCCCACTAGTTTcccatttatttcctggtagttTCCTGTTAGTTTATTTGGTGTTTCTTTGTCCCCTCAGGCTGCTGCAGTCCACGGACACATCCCACCTGGACAATGTCCAGCCTGGTTATGAGAATATGGACCACTTCACCGTAAACTTTGACCCCCAGAGGAAGGCACTGGCGGACGTTGACTTCATCAAACGTAAACATCCGCCTGACTGACCAGTCACAGAGCAGAATGCTTCCTGTTTGATGGTCTGTGTCTTTCCagttgatgatgatgaaagCGAAGATGAGGTGGAAGCTAGAGGACAGCCGCACGTCGCACCCGCAGCAGCAAATGAGCAGCCTTCACTGGCTCCTCCCCAAGCCCCGCCCCTTCACACTAAGAACCCCGCCCCCTCATCGTCAGCCCCGCAGCCCCCGCCCCCTACCCCTCTCCCCACGACTAGCTCCGCCCCTCAGGTATGAACAGGTTACCATGTGATTTTACTG includes:
- the LOC116722082 gene encoding E3 ubiquitin-protein ligase TRIM63-like; the encoded protein is MDGLEKQLVCPICLEMFSKPVVILPCQHNLCRKCANDVFQASNPYLSSRTGATVTSGGRFRCPSCRHEVVLDRHGVYGLQRNLLVENIIDMYKQGSTSKPEPEKKQEPMCEEHPDEKINIYCITCSAPTCSLCKVFGQHRDCQVAPLSHVFASQKTELTDCVSLLVGNNERIQAIVSQLDETCRAVDENGRRQKSRVCETFDRLFALLEEKKGEMTVSISCEQEEKLDYIRSLNRKYSEHLEETAKLLETAIQTMDEPEMAVFLQSAKPLLQKLLQSTDTSHLDNVQPGYENMDHFTVNFDPQRKALADVDFIKLDDDESEDEVEARGQPHVAPAAANEQPSLAPPQAPPLHTKNPAPSSSAPQPPPPTPLPTTSSAPQSDHQSESEDKDGPKHVFSFSWLNQK